CAACTCCAGTTgttatctttcatttctttctccaccgatCTTCTCCAGGTCTCTCttggtcttcctctctttctcttgccAGTTGGTGACCATTTCAAAGCTACCCTTGGGATGGAATTTGGGTACATTTTGCATACATGTCCTATCCACAGCCATTTTCTCTTTCTGGTCGTCTGGGATAGAGGAGTGGTGTTTGTCCTTTTGTACAGTTCGTCATTTGAGATGGTGTTAGGCCAGAAGATGCACAATATTCTGCGGAGACATCGGGTCTGAAATACATCCAGCTTGTTGGAAATAGACTTGGTTACTTTCCAAGATTCAGCACCATATAGTAGGACCCCAAGCACGTTGCTCTTGAAGATCTTAATTTTGGTGTTGGTGCTAAACTTTGTTGACCTCCAGATGTTCCGCAGAGCAGCATACGCTCCTGTGGCTTTAGAAATACGAGCTTGTACATCTGCCTCTGAATCCCCATCAGTGGTGATCTTACTTCCTAGGTATGGGAAGTTGGTGACATCTTCGATGTTTGTGCCATTTAAGGAGATTGGTTCCTCTGATATGGTATTGACCTTCATGATCTTGGTTTTGGAGCACGCAtagtactaattatttccccagccacgtaatgaccagatatacacgactattgaatgtaaagcactgttcagtcattgtgtactcccaattaattaacaatctaccctcgtaaatcataattgttacgcttcgttggacatgaaaccttaaatcaatccattgacactacttagtcaacgattttgtattgtgatacatttctatgatttcggacatttatatatcaggattatctgatttatttatcagtgttcaaaaagcaaagtacatgtaacgttacaacgattttatacctacttcttataataccccctggatccgccactagctaaattaattctggtgatgcctataacagcggtacatgtattcacctatcattctaacttattgaaagttaaaataaatgtagatataatgtaaacattttgaatactatatatatatatatatatatatatatatatatatatatatatataaaaaggcatgccttcatcatatgatgttatgatgtttattaactttagtggtggataaccgagaacgacaccccacccctacttcgcacaattcaatttctaatattgacaagcggcccattttgaccagatagacattacccttgaacgtaaaacactgatcagtcattgtgtatttctaataaacaaacttcatcattgaatacagaccgttatgttgccactgacactacttagtcgtgagttgttttgtacgtgataaattcctatgatctttactcgtatgtttcattgcttatttggagtttttatttgtttggtttttcccccttcttcttcttcttcttcttcaagagcaaagtattgatattgcagtttaaccccctggaaccgccagttattaggtagacgtattgtgttgatctactaattaggtaaatgaagtcaatggatatctgcggtaatatttagcgttattcacttaatattagcttcctaaTATTAATCATTAATCAATTATGATTAA
Above is a genomic segment from Ostrea edulis chromosome 3, xbOstEdul1.1, whole genome shotgun sequence containing:
- the LOC130053642 gene encoding uncharacterized protein LOC130053642 yields the protein MKVNTISEEPISLNGTNIEDVTNFPYLGSKITTDGDSEADVQARISKATGAYAALRNIWRSTKFSTNTKIKIFKSNVLGVLLYGAESWKVTKSISNKLDVFQTRCLRRILCIFWPNTISNDELYKRTNTTPLSQTTRKRKWLWIGHVCKMYPNSIPRVALKWSPTGKRKRGRPRETWRRSVEKEMKDNNWSWGQVQKWAKDRPTWKSLVTALCADKHEED